In Brienomyrus brachyistius isolate T26 chromosome 3, BBRACH_0.4, whole genome shotgun sequence, the following proteins share a genomic window:
- the LOC125738413 gene encoding protein phosphatase 1 regulatory subunit 12A-like isoform X2: MKMADAKQKRNEQLKRWLGSETDLEPPILKKKKTKVKFDEGAVFLAACSSGDTEEVLRMLERGADINYANVDGLTALHQACIDDNVDMVTFLVEHGACVNQPDNEGWIPLHAAASCGYMDIAEYLISQGASVGVVNSEGETPLDIAEEEAMEELLQNEINRQGVDIEAARKEEERVMLRDARQWLNSGQIADVRHTKSGGTAMHVAAAKGYAEVLKLLIQAGYDVNIKDFDGWTPLHAAAHWGKEEACRILVEKLCDMDAINKVGQTAFDVADEDVLGYLEELQKKQNLLLSEKRDKKSPLIETTTTGENNQSHKLKNETLLLESEKAPCIESLEPEKADEGEQEGKKDESSCSSEEEDEEDSESENEGDKSKPSAPADNGNSPAALPAAATVPPPSSSPNQVTPTSPVEKSDFITPVMPVASEPSDPALWRQSLRKTGISLVPKKAMVAPSSEKMSVKEEDRKDESPASWRMGLKKTGSYGALAEITARKEAQKDKDAAGVMRSASSPRLSTALDNKEKEKDRGTRLAYVAPTIPSRRLLSTSDIDEKENRDSAASLVRSGSYTRRRWEDDTRNNEGTGPQSRPLGYQRSSSHSLAVGRSSSVRDALTKSPSSSSLEPVSGSTKPWHSLSYSMYRSGSFGRRYDDPLASSTASSSSTSSSVTLSGGPRGVLSSSGSTPSPAPSSVTSRFWSEESAERDMEREKGSAAVIPTVVNTTSTTGTTLGSDGRERRRSYLTPVRDEESESQRKARSRQARQSRRSTQGVTLTDLQEAEKTISRTRPTRTREEEQEEKEKQDKEKQQEERKEAEVKEEDYRSRFRSFDERYRLGSTSTTMATVTSSVSSSSGPLSSSSLNRPNSLSGISSTYGRASRETEKVSDKQEEKDGDDKAQPRSKRERRRPREKRRSTGVSFWTQDGDENDPEQSGSEDGSTQDEPQSDRLLRNDSGSPLSTNRYDHNGSRRLYSSRLDGGETTDYKKLYEQILGENEKLKAQLRHTDLELSELKLQLERATQRQERFADRSQLEMERRERKALERKISEMEEELKNLHQVKQVQALRQINERLAAENRALARVVARLSECCSQPRAASS; encoded by the exons ATGAAGATGGCGGACGCCAAGCAGAAGCGGAACGAGCAGTTGAAGCGGTGGCTGGGGTCGGAGACGGACCTCGAGCCGCCCATCttgaagaagaagaagacgAAGGTGAAGTTTGACGAGGGCGCCGTCTTTCTGGCCGCCTGTTCGAGCGGCGACACCGAGGAGGTGCTGCGAATGCTGGAACGGGGCGCCGACATCAACTACGCAAATGTGGACGGTCTCACCGCCCTCCACCAG GCCTGCATTGACGACAACGTGGACATGGTCACCTTCCTGGTGGAGCACGGTGCCTGTGTCAACCAGCCTGACAATGAGGGGTGGATCCCTCTGCATGCGGCCGCTTCCTGCGGGTATATGGACATCGCTGA GTATTTGATCAGCCAAGGGGCCAGTGTGGGTGTGGTTAACAGCGAGGGCGAAACCCCATTGGACATTGCTGAGGAGGAGGCTATGGAGGAGCTCCTGCAGAACGAAATCAACCGCCAAG ggGTGGACATTGAGGCAGCGCGCAAGGAGGAAGAGCGGGTCATGCTGCGGGACGCACGGCAGTGGCTCAACAGCGGCCAAATCGCCGACGTGCGGCACACCAAGTCCGGTGGCACAGCCATGCACGTGGCGGCCGCCAAGGGCTACGCCGAGGTTTTAAA GCTTTTAATCCAAGCAGGGTACGATGTAAATATCAAGGACTTTGACGGCTGGACTCCACTCCACGCAGCTGCCCACTGGGGAAAAGAGGAGGCCTGTCGGATCCTGGTGGAGAAACTGTGCGACATGGACGCCATCAACAAAGTG GGTCAGACGGCTTTCGACGTGGCAGATGAGGATGTTCTTGGGTACCTAGAGGAGCTGCAGAAGAAGCAGAACCTG CTGTTGAGTGAAAAGCGGGACAAGAAGTCTCCTTTGATCGAAACCACGACAACGGGGGAAAACAACCAGTCACACAAGCTCAAGAA CGAGACCCTGCTGCTGGAATCGGAGAAAGCGCCATGCATCGAATCCCTGGAGCCCGAGAAGGCTGATGagggggagcaggagggcaagaAGGACGAGTCGAGCTGCTCCAgcgaggaggaggatgaggaagactcggAGTCAGAGAACGAAGGAG ACAAGAGCAAGCCATCAGCGCCTGCTGACAATGGCAATAGCCCCGCCgcacttccagctgctgccacaGTCCCACCCCCCTCAAGTTCCCCCAATCAGGTGACTCCCACCTCGCCCGTCGAAAAG TCTGATTTTATTACTCCTGTCATGCCTGTGGCATCGGAGCCCAGCGATCCTGCATTATGGCGCCAGAGCTTGCGCAAAACTGGCATTTCTCTTGTGCCCAAAAAGGCTATG GTAGCCCCTTCTTCTGAAAAGATGTCAGTCAAAGAGGAGGACCGCAAGGACGAATCCCCGGCCTCATGGCGTATGGGCCTGAAGAAGACAGGTAGCTACGGAGCCCTGGCGGAGATCACGGCCCGGAAGGAAGCCCAAAAGGACAAGGACGCGGCCGGGGTGATGCGCTCGGCATCTAGCCCACGCCTGTCCACCGCTCTGGACAACAAGGAGAAG GAGAAGGACAGAGGAACAAGGCTGGCCTACGTGGCGCCCACGATTCCCTCGCGGAGGCTGCTCAGCACGTCTGACATCGACGAGAAGGAGAATAG GGACTCGGCTGCCAGCCTGGTGCGTAGCGGCTCTTACACCAGGAGGCGCTGGGAGGACGACACCCGGAACAACGAGGGGACTGGCCCCCAAAGCAGGCCGCTTGGCTACCAACGCAG CTCGTCCCACTCGCTAGCAGTGGGGCGCAGTAGCAGCGTGCGCGATGCCCTCACAAAGTCGCCGTCCTCCTCCAGCTTGGAGCCCGTCTCTGGTAGCACTAAGCCCTGGCACAGCCTgtcttacagcatgtatagaAG tggcTCCTTTGGCCGGAGGTACGATGACCCCCTCGCTTCCAGCACCGCCTCCTCATCCTCCACCTCTTCGTCTGTCACCTTGTCCGGTGGCCCCCGGGGCGTGCTGTCCAGCTCGGGCTCCacaccctcccccgccccctccagcgtgaccagcag GTTTTGGTCAGAGGAGAGCGCTGAGAGGGACATGGAGCGGGAGAAGGGGTCGGCTGCTGTCATCCCCACGGTGGTCAACACGACCTCCACCACGGGAACAACGCTGGGCTCCGATGGCCGGGAGAGACGCAG GTCGTACCTCACTCCCGTCCGCGACGAAGAGTCTGAGTCGCAGCGAAAGGCCAGGTCCCGACAAGCGAGGCAGTCCCGGAGGTCCACACAG GGCGTGACCCTGACTGACCTTCAGGAGGCCGAGAAAACCATCAGCCGGACTCGCCCCACGCGGACCCGAGAGGAGGAGCAGGAAGAGAAGGAGAAGCAGGACAAGGAGAAGCAGCAGGAGGAGAGGAAGGAGGCGGAGGTGAAGGAGGAGGACTACAGGTCCAGGTTTCGCAGCTTCGATGAG CGTTACCGGCTGGGCAGCACATCTACAACCATGGCCACGGTGACGTCCTCAGTTTCCTCGTCCAGTGGCCCTTTGTCCTCCAGCTCCCTCAACAGGCCCAACAGCCTATCGGGGATTAGCTCTACCTATGGACGGGCCTCCAGGGAAACTGAGAaag TGTCCGATAAACAGGAGGAAAAGGATGGCGATGACAAGGCCCAGCCCAGGTCCAAACGGGAGCGACGACGTCCCCGTGAGAAGCGGCGATCCACGGGCGTGTCCTTCTGGACCCAGGAT GGCGACGAGAACGATCCAGAGCAGTCCGGATCGGAGGATGGCAGCACCCAAGACGAGCCCCAG agTGACCGACTTCTGAG GAATGACTCTGGAAGTCCCTTGTCCACCAACCGTTATGACCACAACGGGAGCAGGAGGCTGTACTCAAGCAGGCTAGATGGAGGCGAGACCACTGATTACAAGAAG CTCTACGAACAGATCTTGGGTGAAAACGAGAAGCTGAAGGCCCAGCTACGGCACACGGACCTGGAGCTGTCAGAACTGAAGCTGCAGCTGGAGAGGGCGACGCAG AGGCAGGAGCGATTCGCCGATCGTTCACAGCTGGAAATGGAGAGAAGG